One genomic region from Microcystis panniformis FACHB-1757 encodes:
- a CDS encoding DUF433 domain-containing protein — protein sequence MQLEDYFEFVAVDNIQLKGHRIGIEDVLKYYRQGYSPQEILQELPTLNLEKIYATLTYYYHNQAQIDLYLVKLERQREQHYQQWLETSSPLIDRLRKAKIKKEQEYLQKA from the coding sequence ATGCAGTTAGAAGATTATTTTGAATTTGTAGCAGTAGATAATATTCAATTAAAAGGACATCGTATTGGCATTGAGGACGTACTGAAATACTATCGACAAGGTTATAGTCCTCAAGAAATTCTCCAAGAATTACCAACTCTAAATTTAGAAAAAATTTATGCCACTTTGACCTATTATTATCACAATCAAGCACAAATCGATCTCTATCTTGTCAAGCTAGAAAGACAACGGGAACAACATTATCAACAGTGGCTAGAAACATCATCTCCTTTAATTGATCGTTTAAGAAAAGCAAAAATTAAAAAGGAGCAGGAGTATTTACAAAAAGCATGA
- a CDS encoding type II toxin-antitoxin system HicA family toxin — protein MLNLCGWTFDHQTGSHHIWYSSKRVRLSIQQTKNGEAKAYQVKQFLKIQEEENESNHRGF, from the coding sequence TTGCTTAATCTTTGTGGTTGGACTTTTGACCATCAAACAGGAAGTCATCACATTTGGTATTCATCCAAGAGAGTCCGTCTATCTATTCAACAGACAAAAAACGGTGAAGCGAAAGCTTATCAAGTTAAACAATTTTTAAAAATACAGGAGGAAGAAAATGAATCCAACCACCGAGGATTTTAA
- a CDS encoding type II toxin-antitoxin system HicB family antitoxin, which produces MNPTTEDFNGFSINIFQDEEGDWIAYLVEIPSVSAFADSPQTALNQLILAWEGVKESYRQHGEEIPHLAMTKN; this is translated from the coding sequence ATGAATCCAACCACCGAGGATTTTAACGGTTTTAGCATTAATATCTTCCAAGATGAGGAGGGAGATTGGATAGCATACTTAGTAGAAATTCCTAGCGTTTCCGCTTTTGCTGATAGCCCCCAAACAGCACTCAATCAATTAATTTTAGCTTGGGAAGGCGTTAAAGAAAGTTATCGTCAACATGGTGAAGAAATTCCTCATTTAGCTATGACAAAAAATTAG